In a genomic window of Nocardia fluminea:
- a CDS encoding MCE family protein, giving the protein MMPPPRARYLLGLPARAVVATARLGSRFRSALSSVALLLTLVVGTAYLVFGALGVDPTAETMTVRVHLAQSGGLLTGQNVTLRGVPIGQVASIELTPTGLVATAAIDAKARVPADGEVRVASLSLAGEQYLDFRPVGDRAPYLTDGAEIEVERTSTPVPLWQTLAQLDTTLAQVDPVRLAAIVEELGVSEQGPRKLADIVDGGIFLISTLDSVLPQTVGLLREGRTVLTTAADAAPGLGEFAGDTAQLMAGVEAKSGGFVDLLGAAPGTLGALDAVLAQNSTGVVDLLGNLGTVADMANSRVPALREFFFPTERAGSTLGNLTAAFHDGGLWGLVNLYPRYSCDYDLPRRPPSRPDFPEPYLYTYCANEDPSVLVRGARNAPRPPGSRIPGAPPPGQAADTQAIPTPLGPWTIPLTFAGPELPTPVPR; this is encoded by the coding sequence ATGATGCCTCCCCCGCGCGCTCGGTACCTGCTCGGTCTGCCCGCCCGGGCGGTGGTCGCCACGGCGCGACTCGGCAGCCGGTTCCGGTCCGCATTGTCCAGCGTCGCCCTGTTGCTGACCCTGGTCGTCGGCACCGCGTACCTGGTGTTCGGTGCGCTCGGCGTCGACCCCACGGCCGAAACCATGACCGTTCGGGTGCACCTCGCACAGTCCGGCGGTCTGCTGACCGGGCAGAACGTCACTTTGCGCGGGGTGCCGATCGGGCAGGTCGCCTCGATCGAGCTGACCCCCACCGGGCTGGTCGCCACCGCGGCGATCGACGCGAAGGCCAGGGTTCCCGCCGACGGCGAGGTCCGGGTCGCGAGCCTGTCGCTGGCGGGCGAGCAGTATCTCGACTTCCGCCCGGTCGGGGACCGCGCTCCCTACCTGACAGACGGCGCCGAGATCGAGGTCGAGAGAACCTCGACGCCGGTCCCGTTGTGGCAGACCCTCGCCCAGCTCGACACCACGCTCGCACAGGTGGATCCGGTGCGACTGGCCGCGATCGTCGAGGAACTCGGGGTGAGCGAGCAAGGTCCGCGCAAGCTCGCCGACATCGTCGACGGTGGAATCTTCCTGATCTCCACCCTGGATTCGGTGTTACCCCAAACGGTCGGCCTCCTGCGGGAGGGCCGGACAGTGCTCACCACCGCGGCCGACGCCGCACCGGGATTGGGTGAGTTCGCCGGTGACACGGCACAACTGATGGCGGGTGTGGAGGCGAAGTCGGGCGGATTCGTCGACCTGCTCGGCGCCGCCCCGGGAACACTGGGCGCGCTGGACGCGGTGCTGGCACAGAACTCGACCGGGGTGGTCGACCTGCTGGGCAACCTCGGCACAGTGGCCGACATGGCCAACTCGAGGGTGCCTGCCCTACGGGAGTTCTTCTTCCCGACCGAACGCGCGGGCTCGACGCTGGGCAACCTCACCGCGGCATTCCACGATGGCGGACTCTGGGGGCTGGTGAATCTCTACCCCCGCTATTCCTGCGACTACGACTTGCCACGGCGTCCGCCCTCACGGCCCGACTTTCCCGAGCCGTACCTCTACACCTACTGCGCGAACGAGGACCCGTCCGTCCTCGTGCGTGGCGCGCGCAACGCGCCGCGGCCCCCGGGCTCGCGTATCCCCGGAGCGCCGCCGCCAGGGCAGGCGGCCGACACCCAGGCCATCCCGACTCCGCTCGGACCGTGGACCATCCCGCTCACCTTCGCCGGACCGGAGCTGCCGACACCGGTACCTCGGTGA